A region of Mesorhizobium sp. AR02 DNA encodes the following proteins:
- a CDS encoding ABC transporter ATP-binding protein, giving the protein MLSVEAVSKTFGGVQALRSASLSCEAGEILGLIGPNGAGKSTLVNAISGVLKPDTGSVRLAGKEITGHGPEHCARAGVARTFQTIRLFKDLTVRQNVEVAHITCQAVRPAAAARIGIDQLLAQYQLDGCADVPAGTLSYGSQRRLEIARALALGPSLLLLDEPAAGLNEGESETLAVAIEGIRRDVGCATIVIDHDLRFINRLCDRLCVMDQGQVIASGQTEAVWRDPRVIEVYVGQSATS; this is encoded by the coding sequence ATGCTGTCGGTTGAGGCAGTCAGCAAGACCTTTGGCGGCGTGCAGGCATTGCGTAGTGCCTCGCTGTCCTGCGAGGCCGGCGAAATCCTCGGCCTGATCGGCCCCAATGGGGCCGGCAAATCGACGCTGGTCAATGCCATCTCCGGCGTGCTCAAGCCCGATACCGGCAGCGTCCGGCTAGCGGGCAAGGAAATCACCGGCCATGGTCCTGAGCATTGTGCGCGGGCAGGGGTCGCGCGCACTTTCCAGACCATCCGCCTGTTCAAAGATTTGACCGTCCGGCAGAATGTTGAGGTCGCCCACATCACCTGTCAGGCGGTTCGGCCCGCTGCCGCGGCGCGCATCGGCATCGACCAGCTGCTCGCCCAGTATCAGCTTGATGGTTGTGCCGATGTTCCGGCCGGCACGCTGTCCTATGGCAGCCAGCGCCGGCTCGAAATCGCCCGCGCGCTGGCGCTGGGGCCGTCGCTGCTTCTGCTCGACGAACCGGCGGCGGGCCTCAACGAAGGCGAGTCCGAGACACTGGCGGTCGCGATCGAAGGCATTCGCCGCGATGTCGGCTGCGCCACCATCGTCATCGACCATGATCTGCGTTTCATCAACCGGCTGTGCGACCGGCTCTGCGTCATGGACCAGGGCCAGGTGATCGCCTCCGGGCAGACCGAAGCGGTGTGGCGCGATCCGCGCGTCATCGAGGTTTATGTCGGGCAGTCCGCCACATCGTGA
- a CDS encoding helix-turn-helix domain-containing protein, with translation MQGNVGSKIRDARKEQNITLRDLSERSGLSVSQLSKLENGKARLTVDVALMIAGVLHVPVASFLFSPKPGMQARRSITRAGSGILHQGNAMEFEVLCSDFRDKTNIFWRVTLRAKSFEENGGWRSHSGEEFIHVLSGSLELHTIHYDPTVLQPGDSILFDGEMQHAYIALGDEPVVMLMSNTVPRDGLPAGAGL, from the coding sequence ATGCAGGGCAATGTCGGCAGCAAGATCCGCGATGCGCGCAAGGAGCAGAACATCACGCTGCGCGATCTCAGCGAACGCTCCGGCCTGTCTGTCTCGCAGCTGTCGAAGCTCGAGAACGGCAAGGCCCGGCTGACGGTCGACGTGGCGCTGATGATCGCCGGCGTGCTGCATGTGCCGGTGGCGTCGTTCCTGTTCAGCCCGAAGCCCGGCATGCAGGCACGGCGCTCGATCACACGCGCCGGCAGCGGCATCCTGCACCAGGGCAATGCGATGGAATTCGAGGTCTTGTGCAGTGATTTTCGCGACAAGACCAACATTTTCTGGCGGGTGACGCTGCGCGCGAAGAGCTTTGAGGAGAATGGCGGCTGGCGCAGCCATTCAGGCGAAGAGTTCATCCATGTGCTGAGCGGCAGCCTGGAACTGCACACGATCCACTATGATCCGACGGTGCTGCAGCCTGGCGACAGCATCCTGTTCGACGGCGAAATGCAGCACGCCTATATCGCGCTCGGCGACGAGCCGGTGGTGATGCTGATGTCCAACACCGTGCCGCGTGATGGGCTTCCGGCCGGCGCCGGCTTGTGA
- a CDS encoding glutamine synthetase family protein: MEFEDKAAAYAPQLEALQKKLAADGVEFIEVHTVDTSGAFRSKIAPLKLSAYGESINAILYCVTHGDGQPMGDVAFASPSANEENGFPNIKGIIDPATVVQHGWKPKFASGITRSYMLEGAVCPFDPRGVLARVEERARALGYEPMFALEYEFGIFHADHDLMRAGRYRELKPWGHSLINYDLVRSGEYQDFAAEFITRMKSIGIGVASLVTEYGYGMYEYALTPKSALQAADDAMRAKLHLRELCAERGLVATFMTRFQPPGKESACGAHHHVSLWRDGKPAFAAGPNKLTPVAEKFLAGVLNRMQETHLLFRPTVNSYRRFDRGAWSPEDVAWGFENRTAPIRAITTPNDGACRLEHRAPGADINPYLSIAAILAAGCEGIEKDLPLEAPVTSNLANLDKPKLPRTLNASIEAFAASDFCAEAFGEAFRDNYAESRRAEQAAFDAWQASHITDFEWQRYFVS, encoded by the coding sequence GTGGAATTTGAGGACAAGGCCGCGGCTTACGCGCCCCAGCTCGAAGCGTTGCAGAAGAAACTTGCGGCCGACGGGGTCGAGTTCATCGAGGTGCATACGGTCGACACGTCGGGTGCGTTCCGCTCCAAGATCGCGCCGCTGAAGCTGTCGGCCTATGGCGAATCGATCAACGCCATTCTCTATTGCGTCACCCATGGCGATGGCCAGCCGATGGGCGATGTCGCCTTCGCTTCGCCAAGCGCCAATGAGGAGAACGGCTTTCCCAACATCAAGGGCATCATCGATCCGGCGACCGTGGTCCAGCATGGCTGGAAGCCGAAATTCGCCTCCGGCATCACCCGCTCCTACATGCTCGAGGGCGCGGTCTGCCCGTTCGATCCGCGCGGTGTGCTGGCTCGCGTCGAGGAGCGCGCCAGGGCTCTCGGCTACGAGCCGATGTTCGCGCTTGAGTACGAGTTCGGCATCTTCCATGCCGACCACGATCTGATGCGCGCCGGGCGCTACCGCGAACTGAAGCCTTGGGGCCATTCGCTGATCAACTATGATCTGGTGCGCAGCGGCGAGTATCAGGATTTTGCCGCCGAGTTCATCACCCGCATGAAGAGCATCGGCATCGGCGTCGCTTCGCTGGTCACCGAATATGGTTACGGCATGTACGAATATGCGCTGACGCCGAAATCGGCGCTGCAGGCGGCGGACGATGCCATGCGCGCCAAGCTGCATCTGCGCGAACTCTGCGCCGAGCGTGGCCTGGTCGCCACCTTCATGACCCGCTTCCAACCGCCGGGCAAGGAAAGCGCCTGCGGCGCGCATCACCATGTCAGCCTGTGGCGCGACGGCAAGCCGGCCTTCGCCGCGGGACCGAACAAGCTGACGCCGGTGGCGGAAAAATTCCTCGCCGGTGTGCTCAACCGTATGCAGGAAACGCATCTCCTGTTCCGGCCGACGGTCAATTCCTATCGCCGCTTCGACCGTGGCGCCTGGTCGCCGGAAGATGTCGCCTGGGGTTTCGAGAACCGCACCGCGCCGATCCGCGCCATCACGACGCCGAATGACGGCGCCTGCCGGTTGGAGCATCGTGCGCCCGGCGCCGACATCAATCCCTATCTGTCGATCGCGGCGATCCTGGCTGCGGGTTGCGAGGGCATCGAAAAGGACCTGCCGCTCGAGGCGCCGGTGACCTCGAACCTCGCCAATCTCGACAAGCCGAAACTGCCGCGCACGCTCAATGCGTCGATCGAGGCGTTCGCTGCGTCGGACTTCTGCGCCGAGGCCTTTGGCGAGGCCTTCCGCGACAATTACGCCGAAAGCCGGCGGGCCGAGCAGGCTGCGTTCGACGCCTGGCAGGCGTCGCACATCACCGACTTCGAATGGCAGCGCTATTTCGTCAGCTGA
- a CDS encoding ABC transporter ATP-binding protein translates to MLTVDNLVVRYGAVSAVRDLSLKVGRGELVALLGPNGAGKSSTINALTGLVTPVSGRIVLDGQDISRVRTEDRIRAGLTSTPEGRHIFANLTVGENLRLGAATRRDPKGVRGDIERFLALFPVLGERYGQAAGTLSGGEQQMLAIARSLMSRPKLLLLDEPSLGLAPKIVVQIFDFIGELKREGLTLLVVEQNAKQALRFADRVYVVSAGTLRYEGPPAELADEHGLFNLYIGG, encoded by the coding sequence GTGCTGACGGTCGATAATCTGGTCGTCCGCTACGGCGCGGTGAGCGCGGTGCGCGACCTCAGCCTCAAGGTCGGGCGGGGTGAACTCGTCGCCCTGCTTGGCCCCAACGGCGCCGGCAAGAGCTCGACCATCAATGCGCTGACCGGGCTGGTCACGCCGGTCTCGGGCCGCATCGTTCTCGACGGCCAGGACATTTCGCGTGTCCGCACCGAGGACCGCATTCGCGCAGGCCTGACTTCCACACCGGAGGGCCGGCATATCTTCGCCAATCTGACGGTTGGCGAAAACCTGCGGCTGGGGGCGGCGACACGGCGCGATCCCAAGGGCGTGCGCGGCGATATCGAACGCTTCCTCGCTTTGTTTCCGGTGCTTGGCGAACGCTACGGGCAAGCGGCCGGCACGCTGTCGGGCGGCGAGCAGCAGATGCTCGCCATCGCCCGGTCGCTGATGTCGCGGCCGAAGCTCTTGCTGCTCGACGAGCCGTCGCTCGGGCTGGCGCCGAAGATCGTCGTGCAGATCTTCGACTTCATCGGCGAGCTCAAGCGGGAAGGGCTGACGCTGCTGGTGGTCGAGCAGAACGCCAAGCAGGCACTGCGCTTTGCCGACCGCGTCTATGTCGTCAGCGCTGGCACGCTCCGCTATGAGGGTCCGCCGGCCGAGCTGGCCGACGAGCATGGCCTCTTCAACCTTTATATCGGCGGATAG
- a CDS encoding nitrate reductase has product MEIDAAREVRTTCPYCGVGCGVLAKVAADGQVSVRGDPDHPANFGRLCSKGSALAETIDLDGRLLYPEIHGRRTGWDEALDLVASTFSQTIAEHGPDAVAFYVSGQLLTEDYYLANKLMKGFIGSGNIDTNSRLCMASSVAGHRRAFGSDTVPGTYEDLERADLIVLVGSNLAWCHPVLYQRIAAAREKRPEMKIVLIDPRRTMTADIADMHLAIAPDGDVALFTGLLAWLGQHNALDRAYITAHTTGFGQALFAASALDLAGVAAATGLSEDELGRFYSLFAATAKTVTVYSQGVNQSSSGTDKVNAIINCHLATGRIGKPGAGPFSVTGQPNAMGGREVGGMANMLAAHMEIENPDHRDRVQRFWNAPDVTQKPGLKAVEMFQAVADGRIKALWIMATNPVDSMPDADAVEAAIKACPFVVVSDVLANTDTVRHAHVRLPAAAWGEKDGTVTNSERRISRQRAFLGLPGEARPDWWIVAEVARRMGFGEAFGHETPAEVFGEHATLSGFENDGARDFDIGIYGGVDGEEYDALAPFQWPAPSPGGGAAEHQPTRFFANGNFYTPDRKARFIAIRATTENRTSPDFPLILNTGRIRDHWHTMTRTGKSPRLSQHIAEPFVEIHPADAQHHGIGDADIVRISTPRGDVLVRALITPRQRRGSVFAPMHWTDQFAARGRLDVLTAPLTDPISGQPALKHVAARIEKFAAKVFGFAVTRQRPEAITADYWAAARCKGGWRVELAFADDAADWTALAGSLFDASPAEILAYHDRDAGQHRIAAFDGERLVGALFVAPGPVAVSRGWATEQLEAVHASQRERFRIVAGRAGAERPDAGATVCSCFNVGANQIVAAVAAGCTTVEAIGGALKAGTNCGSCRSEIRALILANRVQAAE; this is encoded by the coding sequence ATGGAGATCGACGCAGCACGCGAGGTGAGGACCACCTGCCCCTATTGCGGGGTGGGCTGCGGCGTGCTGGCGAAGGTCGCCGCGGACGGGCAAGTGTCCGTCCGCGGCGACCCCGATCATCCCGCGAATTTCGGCCGGCTCTGCTCCAAGGGCTCGGCACTGGCCGAGACCATCGATCTCGACGGCAGGCTGCTCTATCCCGAAATCCACGGCCGCCGGACAGGCTGGGACGAAGCGCTCGACCTTGTCGCCTCGACCTTTTCGCAAACCATCGCCGAGCACGGACCGGATGCGGTCGCCTTCTATGTCTCGGGCCAGTTGCTGACCGAGGATTATTATCTCGCCAACAAGCTGATGAAGGGCTTCATCGGCTCGGGCAACATCGACACCAATTCTCGCCTTTGCATGGCCTCGTCCGTCGCCGGCCACCGCCGCGCCTTCGGCTCCGACACGGTGCCGGGAACCTACGAGGATCTGGAACGCGCCGATCTCATCGTGCTGGTCGGCTCCAACCTCGCCTGGTGCCACCCCGTGCTCTATCAGCGCATCGCGGCGGCCCGGGAAAAGCGGCCTGAGATGAAGATCGTGCTGATCGACCCGCGCCGCACCATGACCGCTGATATCGCCGACATGCACCTGGCGATCGCGCCGGATGGCGATGTCGCTCTGTTCACCGGCCTGCTCGCCTGGCTCGGCCAGCACAACGCGCTCGACCGCGCCTATATCACGGCGCACACGACCGGCTTCGGGCAAGCGCTTTTCGCCGCCTCGGCGCTCGATCTTGCCGGCGTTGCCGCGGCCACGGGCCTCAGCGAGGACGAACTTGGCCGCTTCTACAGCCTGTTTGCCGCGACCGCGAAGACCGTGACCGTCTACAGCCAGGGCGTGAACCAGTCGTCTTCCGGCACAGACAAGGTCAACGCCATCATCAACTGCCATCTTGCCACCGGCCGGATCGGCAAGCCGGGAGCCGGCCCGTTCTCGGTGACCGGCCAGCCCAACGCCATGGGCGGCCGCGAGGTCGGCGGCATGGCCAACATGCTCGCCGCCCATATGGAGATCGAAAACCCCGACCATCGCGACCGCGTGCAGCGCTTCTGGAATGCGCCTGATGTCACGCAGAAGCCCGGCCTGAAGGCGGTCGAGATGTTTCAGGCCGTGGCCGACGGGCGCATCAAGGCGCTGTGGATCATGGCCACCAACCCGGTCGATTCGATGCCGGATGCCGACGCCGTCGAAGCGGCGATCAAGGCCTGTCCGTTCGTCGTGGTCTCGGACGTGCTGGCCAACACCGACACCGTCCGTCACGCCCATGTCCGGCTGCCCGCCGCTGCCTGGGGCGAGAAGGACGGCACCGTCACCAATTCCGAGCGCCGCATCTCGCGCCAACGTGCCTTCCTGGGCCTGCCCGGTGAGGCGCGGCCCGACTGGTGGATTGTCGCCGAAGTGGCGCGGCGGATGGGTTTTGGCGAGGCGTTTGGGCATGAGACGCCGGCGGAAGTTTTTGGCGAGCACGCGACACTGTCCGGGTTTGAAAATGATGGTGCGCGCGATTTCGATATTGGGATTTATGGTGGGGTCGATGGGGAGGAATACGACGCGCTGGCTCCATTCCAATGGCCAGCGCCGAGCCCAGGAGGAGGCGCGGCGGAGCACCAACCCACCCGCTTCTTCGCCAACGGCAATTTCTACACCCCCGACCGCAAGGCGCGCTTCATCGCCATCCGCGCCACCACGGAAAACCGCACCAGCCCCGACTTCCCGCTCATCCTGAACACCGGCCGGATCCGCGACCACTGGCACACCATGACGCGCACCGGCAAAAGCCCGCGGCTGTCCCAGCACATCGCCGAGCCCTTCGTCGAAATCCACCCGGCGGATGCACAGCACCACGGCATCGGCGATGCCGACATCGTGCGCATCTCCACACCGCGCGGTGACGTGCTGGTCCGCGCCCTGATCACGCCCCGCCAGCGCCGGGGCAGCGTCTTCGCGCCGATGCACTGGACCGATCAGTTCGCCGCCAGGGGGCGACTCGACGTGCTCACCGCGCCGCTCACTGACCCAATCTCAGGCCAGCCGGCGCTAAAACATGTCGCGGCCCGCATCGAGAAATTTGCCGCCAAGGTCTTTGGTTTTGCCGTGACGCGGCAACGTCCCGAAGCGATCACCGCCGACTATTGGGCAGCAGCCCGCTGCAAGGGCGGATGGCGCGTCGAACTTGCCTTTGCCGACGACGCCGCCGACTGGACAGCCCTTGCCGGCTCGCTCTTCGATGCCTCCCCGGCCGAAATACTCGCCTATCACGACCGCGACGCCGGCCAGCACCGCATCGCCGCCTTCGATGGCGAGCGCCTTGTCGGCGCCTTGTTCGTCGCGCCCGGCCCGGTCGCGGTGTCGCGCGGCTGGGCGACCGAACAGCTCGAAGCGGTCCACGCCAGCCAGCGCGAGCGCTTCCGCATCGTCGCCGGCCGCGCCGGTGCCGAACGGCCCGACGCGGGCGCGACCGTGTGCTCCTGTTTCAACGTCGGAGCCAACCAGATCGTGGCCGCGGTGGCGGCCGGCTGCACCACCGTCGAGGCCATCGGCGGCGCCCTGAAGGCCGGCACCAATTGCGGCTCCTGCCGGTCCGAGATCCGCGCCCTCATCCTGGCCAACCGCGTTCAGGCGGCCGAGTAA
- a CDS encoding branched-chain amino acid ABC transporter permease, whose protein sequence is MDYALQQLLNALAFGAEYSLVALGLAVVFSIMGLVNFAHGEIIGVSAYSVFLAAALGLTSPIVAVLLAVAAAALAAVAFERVAFRPVRYAPTTTGLLTAFGVSIVVQNLFMLLISPKPQSVSILNGLNQMWFFGPFAVSSLQVMELIVSGLTILALVFFLNRSTLGLAIRAASRDFATVRLMGIRANRVIATAFAISGALAGIAAVFIIARRGSVSPDLGFSLVLKAFVACVIGGFGSLAGAAAGGMLLGFIEVGLLVALPQEYGGFKDALTYVIIVALLVYRPEGLLGQRVELGDKEI, encoded by the coding sequence ATGGATTATGCCTTGCAGCAGCTTCTCAACGCGCTCGCCTTCGGCGCGGAATATTCGCTGGTCGCGCTCGGCCTGGCGGTGGTGTTCTCGATCATGGGCCTGGTCAATTTCGCGCATGGCGAAATCATCGGCGTCTCGGCCTACAGCGTGTTCCTGGCGGCGGCTCTCGGGCTGACCTCGCCGATCGTCGCCGTGCTGCTCGCAGTCGCTGCTGCCGCACTTGCGGCTGTTGCCTTCGAGCGGGTGGCGTTCCGGCCGGTGCGCTATGCGCCGACGACGACCGGGCTGCTCACCGCCTTCGGCGTTTCGATCGTGGTGCAGAATCTTTTCATGCTGTTGATCTCGCCCAAGCCGCAGTCGGTCTCGATCCTCAATGGGCTGAACCAGATGTGGTTCTTCGGCCCGTTCGCAGTATCGTCGCTGCAGGTGATGGAACTGATCGTCTCCGGCCTGACCATTCTTGCGCTCGTGTTCTTTCTTAACCGCTCGACTTTGGGTCTGGCGATCCGCGCGGCGTCGCGCGATTTCGCCACGGTGCGGCTGATGGGCATCAGGGCCAACCGGGTGATCGCCACCGCATTCGCCATCTCCGGCGCGCTGGCCGGCATCGCCGCCGTCTTCATCATCGCGCGCCGCGGCAGCGTCTCGCCCGATCTCGGTTTCAGCCTGGTGCTGAAGGCCTTCGTCGCTTGCGTCATCGGCGGCTTCGGCTCGCTGGCGGGTGCCGCGGCCGGCGGCATGCTGCTGGGCTTCATCGAGGTTGGTCTGCTGGTTGCCCTGCCGCAGGAATATGGGGGCTTCAAGGATGCGCTCACCTACGTGATCATCGTCGCGCTGCTGGTCTACCGGCCGGAAGGCCTGCTCGGCCAGCGGGTCGAACTCGGCGACAAGGAGATTTGA
- a CDS encoding ABC transporter substrate-binding protein, translating into MEKMILGAAVVAAGLLQVSHAGAADLKIGLAVAMTGTYAPYSEAEGARCMADKLNKAAATGDPKVELMIEDNRSDPQLSVSLGQKFLDAGAQIITGVPFPDALIPTAQIAAPYGATVFSAPNTQLEMQQAGLDNFIAGAVPDPINAAATANALYGKGARNVALMVSPDAGSYSEKLPEWFGEVFEHLGGKVVGKFNYSWGTTDWSPQIASIKALPQKPDAIHICGVLPDVGIFIRQLRANGYDGWVAGCDAFDDKSLEGTVGDPASLEKVMFATHGATGVDGPIDKFLAQCKADGYKINGIFDALGADMVQISYEAAKKSGTVEPAALREAIRAPGGYPGTTAPVISFAEKKGYPVKVVPVMGFSNGKRVLITDAPPTFVPALN; encoded by the coding sequence ATGGAAAAGATGATCTTGGGGGCCGCGGTCGTCGCGGCAGGACTTTTGCAGGTGTCGCATGCGGGCGCCGCCGATCTGAAGATCGGGCTCGCGGTGGCGATGACCGGCACCTATGCGCCCTACAGCGAAGCCGAGGGCGCGCGCTGCATGGCCGACAAATTGAACAAGGCGGCTGCGACAGGCGATCCCAAGGTCGAGTTGATGATCGAGGATAACAGGTCCGATCCGCAGCTCTCGGTTTCGCTCGGCCAGAAATTCCTCGATGCCGGCGCGCAGATCATCACCGGCGTGCCGTTCCCTGATGCACTGATCCCCACCGCGCAGATCGCGGCACCCTATGGCGCCACGGTATTCTCGGCGCCGAACACGCAGCTCGAAATGCAGCAGGCCGGCCTCGACAATTTCATCGCCGGCGCGGTGCCCGATCCGATCAATGCGGCGGCGACCGCCAATGCGCTTTACGGCAAGGGCGCACGCAACGTGGCGCTGATGGTTTCGCCCGATGCGGGCTCCTATTCCGAAAAACTGCCGGAGTGGTTCGGCGAGGTGTTCGAGCATCTCGGCGGCAAGGTCGTCGGCAAGTTCAACTATTCCTGGGGCACCACGGACTGGTCGCCGCAGATCGCCAGCATCAAGGCGTTGCCGCAGAAGCCGGACGCCATCCACATTTGCGGCGTGCTGCCCGATGTCGGCATCTTCATCCGCCAGCTGCGCGCCAATGGCTATGATGGCTGGGTGGCCGGCTGCGATGCCTTCGACGACAAATCTCTGGAAGGCACTGTCGGCGATCCGGCCTCACTGGAGAAGGTGATGTTTGCCACCCATGGCGCCACCGGCGTCGACGGGCCGATCGACAAGTTCCTCGCCCAGTGCAAGGCCGATGGCTACAAGATCAACGGCATCTTCGACGCGCTCGGCGCCGACATGGTGCAGATCAGCTACGAGGCGGCGAAGAAGTCCGGCACCGTCGAGCCGGCCGCCTTGCGCGAGGCGATCCGCGCACCGGGCGGCTATCCCGGCACCACCGCGCCGGTCATCTCCTTCGCCGAGAAGAAGGGCTATCCGGTGAAAGTCGTGCCGGTGATGGGTTTTTCGAACGGCAAGCGGGTGCTGATCACCGATGCGCCGCCGACCTTCGTTCCGGCGCTGAACTGA
- the nirD gene encoding nitrite reductase small subunit NirD, whose protein sequence is MNWIAIGALTDIPRRGARCVATPQGKVAVFRTQDDQVYAIDDHCPHKGGPLSQGIVHGTAVTCPLHNWVISLETGKALGADEGVARTIPVKVEGERLFLALEALASRAA, encoded by the coding sequence ATGAACTGGATCGCAATCGGCGCCCTCACCGACATCCCCCGCCGTGGCGCGCGCTGTGTCGCCACACCGCAAGGCAAGGTCGCCGTCTTCCGCACCCAGGACGACCAGGTCTACGCCATCGACGACCACTGTCCGCACAAGGGTGGGCCGCTAAGCCAGGGCATCGTCCACGGCACGGCGGTGACCTGTCCCCTGCACAATTGGGTGATCTCGCTCGAGACAGGCAAGGCGCTCGGCGCCGACGAGGGCGTGGCGCGCACCATCCCGGTCAAGGTCGAAGGCGAGCGCTTGTTCCTGGCGCTGGAAGCGCTGGCCAGCCGCGCTGCCTGA
- a CDS encoding branched-chain amino acid ABC transporter permease encodes MSQAIENTAPPVTAATRPSSSALTRSLIGGLVTSLPVLVIGLAILNFAPTYYTYLALGAFVNLIVVVGLQVFMGNSNIANLGHSAFVGLGAYGVAILSTPLAMKKLSIPNAPFGFAALQLDPVSSALIALVVVGIIAAVSGKVISRLSGVAATIVSLALLIIVHSVFLNWTDLFKGNQAFFGIPKVVGLPWMLVFSVVVIVLARLFKDSRWGLQLRASAQSPQAAAALGIDAKKLRLMSWVLSALICGLAGVLYAYFAGTISPKLFYFQMIFNTLAMLILGGMATVTGAVTGVIVLSVGLEFIRSIESGVTIGSIQLPQLLGLSGVALGVVIVLCMAFRPSGISGRCELDELLSRFLRRNAK; translated from the coding sequence GTGTCGCAGGCAATCGAAAACACCGCGCCTCCGGTTACTGCAGCCACGCGGCCCAGCAGCAGCGCCCTGACGCGGTCGCTGATTGGCGGGCTGGTGACGTCGCTGCCGGTGCTGGTGATCGGGCTGGCGATCCTGAATTTCGCGCCGACCTACTACACCTATCTGGCGCTCGGCGCCTTCGTGAACCTGATCGTCGTCGTCGGCCTGCAAGTGTTCATGGGCAACAGCAACATTGCTAATCTCGGCCACAGCGCCTTTGTCGGCCTCGGCGCGTATGGCGTTGCCATTCTCTCCACGCCGCTGGCGATGAAGAAACTGTCGATCCCCAATGCGCCGTTCGGCTTCGCCGCGCTGCAACTTGATCCGGTGTCATCGGCGCTGATCGCGCTCGTTGTGGTCGGCATCATCGCCGCCGTCAGCGGCAAGGTGATCAGCCGGCTGTCGGGCGTCGCCGCGACCATCGTCAGCCTGGCGCTGCTGATCATCGTCCATTCGGTGTTTCTCAACTGGACCGATCTGTTCAAGGGCAACCAGGCTTTCTTCGGCATTCCGAAGGTGGTCGGCCTACCATGGATGCTGGTGTTCTCGGTGGTGGTGATCGTGCTGGCCCGCCTGTTCAAGGATAGCCGCTGGGGCCTGCAGCTGAGGGCCAGCGCCCAGAGCCCGCAGGCGGCCGCCGCGCTCGGCATCGACGCGAAGAAACTGCGGCTGATGTCCTGGGTGCTGTCGGCGCTGATCTGCGGCCTGGCGGGCGTGCTCTACGCCTATTTCGCCGGCACGATCAGCCCGAAACTGTTCTACTTCCAGATGATCTTCAACACGCTGGCGATGCTGATCCTGGGCGGCATGGCGACGGTGACGGGTGCGGTGACCGGCGTGATCGTGCTTTCGGTCGGGCTCGAATTCATCCGCAGCATCGAATCCGGTGTGACCATCGGCAGCATCCAGCTGCCGCAATTGCTCGGCCTGTCCGGCGTGGCGCTCGGCGTGGTCATCGTGCTGTGCATGGCCTTCCGGCCAAGCGGCATCAGCGGCCGCTGCGAGCTCGACGAACTGTTGTCGCGATTTTTGCGGCGCAACGCGAAATAG